A stretch of DNA from Candidatus Pseudomonas phytovorans:
TGCATCCATTACCGCCGCACGCTGCGCCTCGCGGTCGCCTACCAGTTCCTGGATCTGCGCCGAGCCCAGGTTGGAGGTCATCACGATCACGGTGTTGCGGAAGTCCACGGTGCGCCCGTGGCTGTCAGTCAGGCGGCCGTCTTCCAGCACCTGCAGCAGCACGTTGAACACATCCGGGTGGGCTTTTTCCACCTCGTCCAGCAGCACCACCGAGTATGGCTTGCGCCGTACGGCCTCGGTCAGGTAACCGCCTTCTTCATACCCTACATACCCTGGTGGTGCACCGATCAGGCGAGCCACGGAGTGTTTCTCCATGAACTCGGACATGTCGATGCGCACCATCGCCTCTTCGGTATCGAACAGGAACTCGGCCAGCGCCTTGCACAGCTCGGTCTTGCCCACACCGGTAGGGCCAAGGAACAGGAACGAACCACTTGGCCGGCTCGGGTCGGAAAGCCCGGCACGCGAGCGGCGCACCGCGTTGGCCACTGCGGTTACCGCTTCGTTCTGGCCTATTACGCGCTGGTGCAGCAACGCTTCCATTTTCAGCAGCTTCTCGCGCTCGCCTTCAAGCATCTTGGACACCGGTATACCGGTCCACTTCGACACCACCTCGGCAATTTCTTCCTCGGTCACCTTGTTGCGCAGCAACTGGTTCTCGGTCTTGCCGTGCTGGTCAACCATCTGCAGGCTGCGCTCCAGGTCGGGGATCACCCCGTACTGCAGCTCGGCCATGCGGCTCAGGTCGCCCTTGCGACGGGCGCTTTCCAGCTCCTGGCGGGCTTGCTCGATCTTTTGCTGGATCTGCGCCGAACCCTGCACTTCAGCTTTCTCTGCGGCCCAGATTTCTTCCAGGTCGGAATATTCACGCTCCAGCCGCTCGATTTCCTCGGTCAGCTTCTCCAGGCGTTTTTTTGCCGCGTCGTCTTCTTCTTTCTTCAGCGCCTGCGATTCCACCTTCAGCTGGATCAGGCGGCGATCAAGGCGGTCGAGCACTTCCGGCTTGGAGTCGATCTCCATGCGGATGCGGCTGGCCGCTTCGTCGATCAGATCAATCGCCTTGTCCGGCAGCTGACGGTCGGTGATGTAGCGGTGGCTGAGCTTGGCCGCTGCGATAATGGCACCGTCGGTGATGGCCACCTTGTGGTGCACTTCATAACGCTCTTTCAGGCCACGCAGGATGGCGATGGTGTCTTCCTCGCTCGGCTCTTCCACCAGCACCTTCTGGAAGCGGCGCTCCAGGGCGGCGTCCTTCTCGATGTACTGGCGGTACTCGTTCAGCGTGGTGGCGCCTACGCAGTGCAGCTCGCCACGGGCCAAGGCCGGTTTGAGCATGTTGCCGGCGTCCATGGCGCCCTCGCCTTTACCGGCGCCGACCATGGTGTGCAGCTCATCAATGAACAGGATGATCTGGCCTTCCTGCTTGGACAGCTCGTTCAGCAGCGATTTGAGGCGTTCTTCAAACTCGCCACGGTACTTGGCACCGGCAATCAGCGCCCCCATGTCCAGCGCCAGCAGGCGTTTGCCCTTGAGGCCGTCAGGCACTTCACCATTGATGATGCGCTGGGCCAGGCCTTCGGCGATGGCGGTTTTACCCACGCCAGGCTCACCGATCAGCACGGGGTTGTTCTTGGTACGGCGTTGCAGCACCTGGACGGTACGGCGGATTTCGTCGTCACGGCCGATCACCGGGTCCAGCTTGCCTTCTTCGGCACGCTTGGTCAGGTCGACGGTGTACTTGTCCAGCGCCTGGCGCGACTCTTCGGCGTTGGCGTCATTCACTGCCGCACCGCCGCGCAGGTTGTTGATGGCGTTCTCCAGGGCCTTCTTGGTCACGCCCTGGCTCAGCAACAACTTGCCGAGCTTGCTGTTCTCGTCCATGGCGGCCAGCACCACCAGTTCGCTGGAAATGAACTGGTCGCCCTTCTGCTGGGCCAGGCGGTCGGCCTGGTTAAGCAGGCGCGCCAAGTCCTGCGACATGTTCACGTCGCCGGTAGGGTTCTGGATTTTTGGCAACTGGTCGAGTTCTTTCACCAGCGCCTGGCGCAGGCTGTTAATGTCGAAGCCAACCTGCATCAGCAGCGGCTTGATCGAACCGCCCTGCTGTTCGAGCAGTGCCTGTACCAGGTGCACGGGCTCGATGGCGGGGTGGTCCATGCCAACGGCCAGGGATTGAGCATCGGATATTGCTAGTTGCAGCTTGCTGGTCAAACGGTCTATTCGCATGGTGTACCTTCCTTTAAAGGGCAGGTCGGAGCGATGGACAGCGCCTGTTTATGAGGAAACCTGCCTGAGATGCCTTATAGATAAGGCTGATTCTGGAAGATTCAAGCGTAGCGGGGTTGACCGAGGTCAACCTGTTGGATTAGCGGGGGACCATTCGCGGGCATGCCTGCTCCCACAGGTACACCACCGGCTTCGAAGGTTGCGAATTCCCTGTGGGAGCGGGCGAGCCCGCGAAGAGGCCGGTACAGGCTAGCGAGGGTCCAGCCAGACCAGGGAAGCAAACCGCCCACCCTGCGGGGTACGGCGATAGGAGAAGAACCGCTCATCGCTGACCGTGCACAAGCCACCGCCATAAACAGCGGTCACCCCACGGGCAGCCAGGCGAATACGCGCCAGCTCATAGATGTCAGCCATCAGTTTGCCCGGCCGTTCGCCGTCAACAAAAGCCCGCGCCGCTTCAGGGTGCACAGCAGTAAAGGCATCACGCACTTCCAGCCCAACCTCGAACGCCTGCGGACCAATGGCCGGCCCCAGCCACACCAGCACCTCTTCCGGCGCCAGCGCCAGGCGGTCCAGCGTGGCTTCCAGCACACCGCCAGCCAGCCCGCGCCAGCCGGCATGCGCCGCCGCCACGCGAGTACCGGCCCGGTCACAGAACAGCACAGGCAGGCAATCGGCAGTCATCACGGTACAGGCAATGCCAGGCTGGTCGGTCCAGCTGGCGTCGGCCTCGGCTACCACGCCCGGGTCGGCATCCGCTACTTCCAGCCCATGCACCTGCTTGAGCCAGGCCGGCTGGATGGCGAACGCGTCGCTCAGGCGACGGCGGTTCTCGGCAACGGCAGCAGGGTCATCCGCTACGTGGTCGCCAAGGTTGAAGGTTGCGTAGGGCGGCAGGCTGACGCCGCCCTGACGGGTGGTGACACAGGCGCGAACCGAGGCCGGGGCAGGCCAGTCGGGAAATAGCAGCGACTGCGTCAGGCCACTCATCCGATAAAGCTCTCGCGGTCTTCGTTTAGCAGCGAAAGCAACCAGAGGAAGTCATCCGGCAAAGGCGACTCCCACTTCATGATCTCACCGGTGATCGGGTGGGCCAGCGCCAGGAAACGCGCATGCAGCGCCTGACGCGGGAAGGTCTTGACCGCTTCGACCATGGTTGGGCTGGCAGCCGGCGGAATGCGGAAGCGCCCGCCGTAGGTCTGGTCGCCGACCAGCGGGAAGCCGACATGGGCCATGTGCACGCGGATCTGGTGAGTACGCCCGGTCTCAAGCTTTACCCGCACGTGAGTGTGCGAGCGGAAGCGTTTCAAGACGCGGTAGTGGCTGACTGCGGGCTTGCCGCCGTCGGTCACCGCCATGCGTTGACGCATGCCACCGTGGCGGCCGATCGGTGCGTCGATCTTGCCACCGGCGGTCACAACGCCAATCACGATGCACTCATAGATGCGGCTGACCTTGCGGCTTTGCATCTGCTCGACCAGCCTGGTCTGCGCTTGCAGGGTCTTGGCCACCACCATAAGGCCGGTGGTGTCTTTATCCAGACGATGAACGATACCGGCGCGCGGTACGTTGACGATGTCTGGCACGTGGTGCAGCAACGCATTGAGCAGCGTACCGCTGGCATGACCGGCGGCCGGGTGCACAACCAGCCCGGCAGGCTTGTTGATCACCATGATGTGGTCGTCTTCGTAGACGATATCCAGTGCGATATCTTCTGCGATCCACTCGCCCTGGGCCTCTTGTTCGGCCTGCAGTGCTAGCAGCGAGCCACCATAGACGGTGTCTCGAGGGCGCACAACGGCGCCATCGACCGTCAGGCGGCCCTCTTTGATCCACGTAGTAAGCCGCGAACGCGAGTACTCAGCGAACAATTGGGCGGCGACCTGGTCGAGGCGTTGACCGCCCAGATCGGACGGTACCTCTGCGCTAAGTTGAATGATCTCGGACATGCTCGATTCGGCGGGCGCACAGCCTTTGGTTTCGGCTGCGAGCTTGTGGTTAAATACGACTTCTTTTGTCCCGGGGTTGGCCGGGGCGCTCATCATAACAGGACGGCACCGCCCAAGACAGCGGCCGTCAAAGGGACGCAAGCCGCCATGCAAGTGAAACACCTGCTGCTGATCGCCATCCTCGGGCTTACCGCGGCCTGTTCCTCCAATAAAGAGGTCATTGACGAGAACCTCAGCGAAGCCGAGCTGTACCAGCAGGCGCAAGCTGACCTGGACAACTCCAGCTACACCAGCGCCGTGAACAAGCTCAAGGCCCTGGAATCGCGCTACCCGTTCGGCCGCTATGCCGACCAGGCTCAGCTCGAGCTGATCTACGCCAACTACAAGAACTCCGAGCCCGAAGCTGCCAAGTCGGCCGCCGAGCGCTTCATCCGCCTGCACCCGCAGCACCCGAACGTCGACTACGCCTACTACCTCAAAGGCCTGACCTCGTTCGACCAGGACCGCGGCCTGCTGGCGCGCTTCCTGCCGCTGGACATGACCAAGCGTGACCCGGGCGCTGCCCGCGACTCGTACAACGAGTTCGCCCAGCTGACCAGCCGCTTCCCTACCAGCCGCTATTCGCCCGACGCCAAGCAGCGCATGATCTACCTGCGCAACCTGCTGGCCTCGTATGAAATTCACGTGGCCGACTACTACCTGAGCCGCCAGGCTTATGTCGCCGCCGCCAACCGTGGCCGCTACGTGGTAGAAAACTTCCAGGAAACCCCATCGGTCAGCGACGGCCTGGCGGTGATGGTCGAGTCGTACCAGAAGATGCACCTGGACGAACTGGCCGCCAGCAGCCTGGAAACCCTCAAGCTCAACTACCCGGACCACCCGAGCCTGGCCGACGGTGAGTTCCAGCCCAAGCAGACCGAGTCTGACGGGCGTGGCTGGCTGTCCAAGGCCACGCTGGGCCTGATCGAAACCGAGACCCCGCTGCCGCCGGGCGAAACCCGCGCCAACCAGGACGTGGTCAAGCAGTTCCAGGACGCGCGTGACGAGATGCCGCAAGAGCTGCTGCCGAAAGACGAAAATGGCGATCCGATCGTTCCGGAAGGCCCTAAAGAAGCCGAAAAAGATCGCTCCTGGTTCAGCTACATGACCTTTGGCATGTTCGACTGATCTACGATGCCAAATGAAAGGGAGGCCTTGGGCCTCCCTTTTTTATTGGCCGCGTCCTAGACTGTCAGCTTCTTCAACCGACAAGCTGGACACCATGGTTCGCCTACTTTTCTGGATCGCCCTGATCGCCGCCGCGTTCTGGCTGTGGCGCAAGTTCAAAGTCAGCCAACAGTCGCACCCCGAGGCGAAACTGGATGCGCCACTGCAGATGGTGCGCTGCGCCCATTGCGGCGTGCACCTGCCCAACGACCGGGCGCTGCAGCAGGGTAATGAGTGGTATTGCAGCCAGGCACATTTGCAGCAAGGCCCGGGCCGCCAAAACTGAACTTGTAAGAGCGACACGGTCTCTGTGGGAGCGGGCGCGCCCGCGAAACAGGCAACGCAGTGGATGGCACCGGCTTTGCCGGTGTTCGCGGGCGCGCCCGCTCCCACAGAGATTGCGCGAGCTTGAAGATTTTTGACTAAGACAGCTGCTCCCACAGATGTACCCGCCTACTTATCCCTCCCCGACCCTTTCACACCAAATACGACCCCTCCCGCACCGCAAGCATTGACCCACCCCACCAAAACTCGCTAAATCCTATTTATCCGCATAAATATGAAAAATAGCGAAATGCTCAAACCCAAACGCAAGCGGCAGAAGCTGTCGGATGTGATCGTCGAATCGGTCAAGCGCTCGATCGTCACCGAAGCGCTGCACCCGGGCGACCGCCTGCCCACCGAGCGTGAACTGATGGAGCACTTCGAATGCTCCAAGGGCACCGCTCGCGAAGCGCTCAAGGCGCTGGAGGTCGAAGGCCTGGTCAGCACCCGTACCGGCCCGACCGGCGGTGCATACCTCAACGAAGTAGGCACCGAGCCGGCCAGCCGCGCCCTGCGCAACTACCTGCACTTCCAGCACCTTGATGGCGAGCAGGTGTACCAACTGCGCAAAGTCATCGAGGTAGAGCTGGCCGTGTCGGTGATGGGCAAGTTGAGCGAGGCCGACTACGCCGCGCTGCAGGCCAACATCGACTTCTGCAGCGCGCCGGAAGACAGCGAAGAAGGCCAACGTGAGCAACGCCTGGCCGAGTTGGAGTTCCACACCTTGCTGGCCGACCGTTGCAGCAACCCGTTGCTGCGTTTCATGGCGGTTTTCCTCAACGACCTGTTGCGCGATCTGGTGGTGCTGAAAAAGGCCTACCTGCCCAAGCGCCAGCAATTCGCGGCCGCCAACATCGAGTATCACAAGCAATTGCTGACTGCCTTGCGCGCCAGCGACGAACCCTCTGTGCGCCGCCTGATGCACGAACACATGTGCGACGCCGAGCACCACATGACCGCGCTGGAAGGCGAGGTTGCCCGCAACTTCCTGCTGGAGTTCGACCACCACCACTGATACGCCTGGAAAGAGGCCTGCACACAGGCCCTGCCGTACCCGCTTTGTCATTGCCACTCCTGCCTAATAACCACAACCAAGGAGTTACTCATGCAAAGACGTACCCTGCTCAAGGCAGGCCTTGCCCTGGGTGCCTTAGGTAGCCTCCCCTTGGGGGCGCACCGGGCATTCGCCGACCAACCGTTGACCTTCTATGGCCTCAAGTCCATGTCGGGTGCCTTCGCCAGCTATGGCAAGTACGCCGACATGGGCTCGCGCCTGGCCATTGCCGAGTACCCACAGTTGCTCGGCCAGCCGCTCAAGTACAAAGTCATCGACACCGAAGGCAACGCCGGCAAGGCTGTGCGCAAGGTGCAGGAAGCCATCGGCCAGGATGGCGCACGCTTCTTCCAGGGCTGCACTTTGTCGTCCTCGGCACTGGCGGTGTCGAAGGAAATCCACAAGGCCGGTGGCGTGTTCATGACCCCGGTCGGCGCTGACGAAATCACCGGCAAGGACTGCAACGCCTCAACCTTCCGCTGGTCGGTGCCCACTTACGGCGCCATCCGCGAAACGCTGGTGCCGATGATCCGCCAACTGCCCCAGGCCAAGCGCTGGTACACCATTACCCCGCAATATGTGTTCGGCGATGCCCTGCTGGACAACGCGCGCAAGGTGTTCGCCGAGCTGGGCGTGGAACACATCGGCAACAGCTACCACTCGCTGCAGGAGCAGGAGTTTTCCGGCTACCTGACCAACGCCATCGCCGCCAAACCTGACGTGCTGGTGCTGCTCAACTTCGGCAGCCAGGCCTCCAACGCCCTGCGCCAGGCGGTCAACTTCGGCATCAAGGACCGTATGAAAGTGCTGATGGTATGGTCAGCCGGCCTCGACCAGTTCCAGGAGCTGGGCAGTGACGTGCTCGAAGGCGTGTACCTGGGCGCGCAGTACTGGCACCAGGTCGATACCCCGCTGAACAAGCAACTCGTTGCAGCCACCCGCAAAGCCTACGGCATCAACCCCAACTACCCGCTGGCCGCCGACTACATCAGCACCAAGGTCATGCTTGAGGCCATCGTCAAGGCCGGCAGCCTTGATGGCGCCGCCGTTTCTGCGGCGTTGCAGGGCATGCGCTTTCAGGGCCCGACCGGCGAAGAGGTGATCCGCCCGGGCGACCACCAGGTGCTCAAGGACTACTACCTGCTGCGCGGCAAGCCCCAAGGGCAGATGCGCGACGAGGACGACCTGGCCGAAGTCATCAGCTCGGGCCGCTCGTTCGTCGAGGTCGACCACACCGGTTGCGCCCTGGCCTGAAGCCGCGGCGTTAGTCACACACACTCGTACAGGCAGCCGCCCCGCGCGCTGTCGAGGGCACGCTCATGCTCGATTTGTACCTGTTCCAACTGCTCAACGGCCTGGGCCTGGGGATGATCTACTTCCTCATCGCCGTGGGCCTGACGATCATTTTCGGCCTGCTCAACTTCGTCAATTTTGCCCACGGCGCGTTCTTTTTGCTGGGCGCCTACCTGTGCTACACCGCCGTGGCCATCACCGGTAACTTCTGGCTGGCACTGCTGATCGCACCCCTGGTGGTGGCCGCGCTGGCGTGGGTGGTAGAGCGCCTGTTGATCAAGCGCATCTACCACCTGCCGCACACCTTCCAGATTCTGGTCACCCTCGGCATCGCGCTGATCATTCAGGAAGCCTCAGTGCTGATCTGGGGGCCGGTGGGCAAGAGCATCGCCGTACCGCCTGAGCTGCGCGGGGTGCTGATTCTTGGTGACTTTATCTACCCCTACTACCGCCTGTTCCTGATCGGTTTCGCCGCGTTGATCGGCCTTGGCCTGTGGCTGTTGCTGGAGCGCACCCGCTTCGGCGCCCTGGTGCGGGCCGGCAGCGAGAGCACCGAAACCGTATCGCTGCTGGGCACCAATATCTTCCGCCTGTTCTCGCTCACGTTTGCCCTGGGCGTTGGCCTGGCGGGCGTGGCGGGTGTGCTGTTTGCGCCGCTGCGGGGCGCTCAGCCCTTCGTCGGCCCGGAAATTCTCGGCATCGCTTTCGTGGTGGTGGTGATCGGCGGCATGGGCTCGTTCGGCGGCGCGCTGGTCGGCGGGCTTCTGGTGGGTGTGGTGCAAAGCATGATGACCAGCCTCTGGCCGCAAGGCGCCAGCCTGATGATCTACGGCGCCATGGCTGCGGTGATCCTGGTCCGCCCCTATGGCCTGTTCGGGAGAGCTTGAGATGAGCGATAAAAACCCATTGCCCGTTGCCAAGGGCCGCGCCCCTGCCCTGCTGTTGCTGGTTGTCGCCAGCCTGGTGGCGCTGCCGCTGGTACTGCCGTCGGCCACCCTGGCCACCGAGATCCTGATCTTTGCCCTGGCCGCGCTGGCCTGCAACCTGCTGCTCGGCTACACCGGCCTGTTGTCGTTCGGCCAAGGGATCTTCTTCGGTGCGGGTGCCTATGGCGCTGCGCTGTTGATGATCCATCTGCAGTGGGGGGTGTTCGGTGCCCTGGTCGGTGCGGCAGCCTTCGGCGCGGTTCTGGCGCTATTGGTGGGCGCCCTGGCCATTCGCCGCAAGGGCATCTACTTCGTGATGCTGACCTTGGCCTTCAGCCAGATGGCCTACTTTCTGGCTTACACGCTCAGCGGCTGGACCGGCGGTGACAACGGCCTGCTCGACGTGCCCCGGCCCAATATCGAAATTGCCGGGCATGTACTGGTCGACCTGGCAGACCCGCGGCATTTCTACGTGTTCGTCGCCGTGCTGTTCCTGGTGATTTTCGCCGGTGCCCTGCGGGTGATCCGTTCGCCTTTCGGCAGCACGCTGTTGGCCATCCGTGAAAACGAAACCCGCGCTGCCGCCATCGGCTACGACACCCGTCACTTCAAGATCCTGGTGTTCATGCTGTCGGGGGCCATCACCGGTATCGCCGGGGCGCTGTACGCCATGCTGCTGCACTTCGCGCCGCTGTCGAACATCGACCTGATGATGAGTGAAAACATCCTGATCATGACCATTGTCGGCGGTACTGGCTCGCTGTTCGGCTCGCTGCTGGGGGCCGGTGCCATCGTGATGCTCGGCGATGTGCTGTCTGAGCTGTGGCCGCGCTGGCTGATGCTGCTGGGGGTGATTCTGATCCTGGTGGTGGTGTTCATGCGTGGTGGCCTGTGGGGCGGCCTGGCTGACCTGGGCAAGCGCCTGCTGGCAATGCGCAATACCAACGACAAACCCCAGGCCAAGACCAAGGAGACCCTGTGATGAGCGACTACCTCCTGGAAACCCGCCAGCTGGAACTGGCCTACGGGCCGTTCAAGGCGGTTGCAGGTGTGGACCTGAAAGTACGCGCCGGCACCATCCACACGGTCATCGGCCCGAATGGTGCCGGCAAGACCAGCCTGTTCCACTGCCTGACCGGCGAGCGCCAGGCCACTGGCGGCAAGATCCTGTTCAACGGCAAGGACATCATTCGCAAACCTTCACACGGGCGAGTGGCGCTGGGCATGGCGCGGTCGTTTCAGCTGACCAGCCTGTTCCAGAACCTGTCGGTGCGCGAGAACCTGCGCCTGGCCGCCCAGGGCCGCGATGGCCTTGGCGCGCTGAACTTCTGGCGCAGCGTGGAGCACAAGCGCAGCCACTGGAACACCGCCGACCAGGTACTGGAGCGCCTCAAGCTCACCCCCCGTGCCGACACCCTGGCTGGCGAGCTGTCGCACGGCCAGCAACGGGTGCTGGAGGTGGGCATGTCGATATGTGCGCAACCCACCTTGTTGATGCTCGACGAGCCCACCTCGGGTATGGGCATCGACGATATCCCGGTGATGACTGACTTGATCAGCGACCTGGGCCGCGACCACACCGTGCTGCTGATCGAGCACAACATGAGCATCGTCATGTCGATCAGCCAGCGCATCACCGTCATGAGCCACGGCCAGATCCTGGTCGAGGGCACCCCGGACCAGGTGCGTAACGACGAGCGGGTGCGCACCGCCTACCTTGGAGAGGCCGCCTGATGCTCAACATCGACTCGATCCACTCCTACTACGACAAAAGCCACGTGCTCGAAGGTGTGTCTCTCAAGGTTGAAAGCGGCGAGCTGGTGACCCTGCTGGGACGCAACGGTGCCGGCAAGACCACCACCCTGCGCAGCATCCTCGGCATCGTCCGCCCTCGCCAGGGGCAAATCAGCTTCAACGGCCAGCAGCTGGTCGGCCGCGAAATTTTCGATATCGCCCGGCTGGGCATTGCCTTGGTGCCGGAGCACCGCGGCATCTTCCGCCAGCTCAGCGTGGAGGAGAACCTGAAGATTGCCCTGCGCAAGGGCAGCCGCTGGCAGCTGCGGGATGTGTACGCCATGTTTCCACGGCTTCAGGAAAGGCGCAGCAACGGTGGCTTCGCGTTGTCCGGCGGCGAGCAGCAGATGCTGGCCATCGCCCGCGCGCTGCTCAATGACCCCAAGCTGTTGATTCTCGACGAACCCACCGAAGGCCTGGCACCGGTCATTGTGGATGAACTGGTGAAGATTTTGCGGCGGATCAAGGAGGAAGGGCTGTCGATCTTGCTGGTGGAGCAGAACCTGATGGTCTGCGATGCCCTTGCTGACCGCCATTACGTGCTGGAGCAGGGTCGGGTTGCCTATCAGGGCAGCGCGGCGCAGTTCCGTGAGGACCCGAGCATCAAGAACCGTTACCTGGCCCTTAGCGCCTGATAGCGACCTTGTTTACCTGTGCCGGCCTCTTCGCGGGCTCGCCCGCTCCCACAGGGGCAACACTTCCCGCAGGGCTGCGCAGTACCTGTGGGAGCGGGCAAGCCCGCGAAAAGGCCGGCACAAGCAACCCAGTAATTTCAGGAGAGATGAACCATGAACACCCGCATCGATCCATCGCAGCACATGCTCGGCCAAGGCTCACTGGTCAGCCGCGAACGCCTGTGGCAATCACTGATGGACTTGGCCCGGCTCGGTGCCACCGCCAAGGGCGGCGTATGCCGCCTGGCCCTGACCGACCTCGACCGCCAGGCCCGCGACCTGTTTGTGCGCTGGTGCGAAGAAGCCGGCTGCACAGTCAGCATCGACGCCATCGGCAACATCTTCGCCCGCCGCCCCGGCCGCAACCCTGCCCTGCCACCGGTAATGACCGGCAGCCACATCGACACCCAACCCACCGGTGGCAAGTTCGATGGCTGTTACGGCGTCATGGCCGGCCTGGAGGTGATCCGCACCCTCAACGACCTCAAGCTGACCACAGAGGCCCCGCTGGAAGTGGTGGTGTGGACCAACGAAGAAGGCTCGCGCTTCCCCCCCTGCATGATGGGATCGGGCGTGTTCGCCGGTAAGTTCGGCCTGCAGGAAACGCTGGAAAAGGTCGACGACCAAGGCCTGTCGGTAGGCACAGAGTTGCAGCGCATCGGTTACGCCGGCCCACGCGTCCCCACCGGGCATACGGTGGGTGCCTACTTTGAAGCGCATATCGAGCAGGGCCCGGTACTGGAGGACCAACGCACCACCATCGGCGTGGTGCAAGGCTGCCTTGGGCAGAAATGGTTCGACCTGGTGCTGACCGGTGTCGAGGCGCACGCCGGCCCTACTCCGATGCACCTGCGCAAAGACGCCCTGGTTGGCGCGGCCGAGGTAGTGGTAGCCATCAACCGCGTGGCCCACGCCCACCAGCCGCACGCTTGCGGCACGGTCGGCTGCCTGGCGCTGCACCCGGGCTCGCGCAACGTCATCCCCGGCCAGGTACACATGACCATCGACCTGCGCCACCTCGACCCCGGGCACCTCGCCGCCATGGTCAGCGAAGTGCGCGCAGCCATCGAGGCCAGCACGATAAAGCACGGGCTGAGTTTTGAGCTGACACCGACTGCCGACTTCCCACCCCTGTATTTTGCCGAGCAGTGCGTGGACGCCGTGCGTCAGGGCGCGAGCGAACTGGGCCTGAGCCACATGGACATTGTCAGCGGCGCCGGCCACGACGCTATCTTCCTTGCCGAACTGGGCCCGGCCGGGATGATATTCGTGCCGTGCGAGGGTGGCATCAGCCACAACGAAATCGAAAATGCAGCGCCACAGGACCTGGCAGATGGCTGCGACGTGCTGCTGCGCGCCCTGGTCCAGGCCGCCAACCCGGGAGCCCGTTGAGATGCCCCTGAAAACCGCAATTGGCGAGTTCACTGCCGTCGAACTGCTCGACCTCTACCAGCAGCGCCAATTGTCACCGGTAGAAGTGGTAGACGATGTCTTGGCGCGCATCGACCTGCACAACCCGGCGGTGAATGCCTACTGCCATGTCGACGGC
This window harbors:
- a CDS encoding branched-chain amino acid ABC transporter permease, which codes for MLDLYLFQLLNGLGLGMIYFLIAVGLTIIFGLLNFVNFAHGAFFLLGAYLCYTAVAITGNFWLALLIAPLVVAALAWVVERLLIKRIYHLPHTFQILVTLGIALIIQEASVLIWGPVGKSIAVPPELRGVLILGDFIYPYYRLFLIGFAALIGLGLWLLLERTRFGALVRAGSESTETVSLLGTNIFRLFSLTFALGVGLAGVAGVLFAPLRGAQPFVGPEILGIAFVVVVIGGMGSFGGALVGGLLVGVVQSMMTSLWPQGASLMIYGAMAAVILVRPYGLFGRA
- a CDS encoding branched-chain amino acid ABC transporter permease, which codes for MSDKNPLPVAKGRAPALLLLVVASLVALPLVLPSATLATEILIFALAALACNLLLGYTGLLSFGQGIFFGAGAYGAALLMIHLQWGVFGALVGAAAFGAVLALLVGALAIRRKGIYFVMLTLAFSQMAYFLAYTLSGWTGGDNGLLDVPRPNIEIAGHVLVDLADPRHFYVFVAVLFLVIFAGALRVIRSPFGSTLLAIRENETRAAAIGYDTRHFKILVFMLSGAITGIAGALYAMLLHFAPLSNIDLMMSENILIMTIVGGTGSLFGSLLGAGAIVMLGDVLSELWPRWLMLLGVILILVVVFMRGGLWGGLADLGKRLLAMRNTNDKPQAKTKETL
- a CDS encoding ABC transporter ATP-binding protein; this encodes MSDYLLETRQLELAYGPFKAVAGVDLKVRAGTIHTVIGPNGAGKTSLFHCLTGERQATGGKILFNGKDIIRKPSHGRVALGMARSFQLTSLFQNLSVRENLRLAAQGRDGLGALNFWRSVEHKRSHWNTADQVLERLKLTPRADTLAGELSHGQQRVLEVGMSICAQPTLLMLDEPTSGMGIDDIPVMTDLISDLGRDHTVLLIEHNMSIVMSISQRITVMSHGQILVEGTPDQVRNDERVRTAYLGEAA
- a CDS encoding ABC transporter ATP-binding protein, which codes for MLNIDSIHSYYDKSHVLEGVSLKVESGELVTLLGRNGAGKTTTLRSILGIVRPRQGQISFNGQQLVGREIFDIARLGIALVPEHRGIFRQLSVEENLKIALRKGSRWQLRDVYAMFPRLQERRSNGGFALSGGEQQMLAIARALLNDPKLLILDEPTEGLAPVIVDELVKILRRIKEEGLSILLVEQNLMVCDALADRHYVLEQGRVAYQGSAAQFREDPSIKNRYLALSA
- a CDS encoding Zn-dependent hydrolase, which translates into the protein MLGQGSLVSRERLWQSLMDLARLGATAKGGVCRLALTDLDRQARDLFVRWCEEAGCTVSIDAIGNIFARRPGRNPALPPVMTGSHIDTQPTGGKFDGCYGVMAGLEVIRTLNDLKLTTEAPLEVVVWTNEEGSRFPPCMMGSGVFAGKFGLQETLEKVDDQGLSVGTELQRIGYAGPRVPTGHTVGAYFEAHIEQGPVLEDQRTTIGVVQGCLGQKWFDLVLTGVEAHAGPTPMHLRKDALVGAAEVVVAINRVAHAHQPHACGTVGCLALHPGSRNVIPGQVHMTIDLRHLDPGHLAAMVSEVRAAIEASTIKHGLSFELTPTADFPPLYFAEQCVDAVRQGASELGLSHMDIVSGAGHDAIFLAELGPAGMIFVPCEGGISHNEIENAAPQDLADGCDVLLRALVQAANPGAR